A genomic segment from Oncorhynchus tshawytscha isolate Ot180627B unplaced genomic scaffold, Otsh_v2.0 Un_contig_1094_pilon_pilon, whole genome shotgun sequence encodes:
- the LOC121844237 gene encoding PAX3- and PAX7-binding protein 1-like: MHQLLRQRACRLVQRRQDDIKDESAEFASLSSKAVMAPNLMSVDSFGRDRTVYQEHARQRRIAEREARRTRRRQAREQNGKRAEHLEGLSSDDEETSTDLTSYCLERDRIVRESKKVFEDVLEDFHSLTVSRVV; the protein is encoded by the exons ATGCACCAGTTACTAAGGCAACGGGCCTGTCGGCTGGTCCAGCGGCGCCAGGATGATATTAAAGATGAATCGGCGGAGTTTGCCAGCCTTTCAA GTAAGGCTGTGATGGCACCTAACCtcatgtctgttgactcatttgggagagacaggacagtctATCAGGAGCACGCCAGACAGAGAAGGATCGCTGAACGGGAAGCCAGACG AACGCGGCGGCGGCAGGCGCGGGAGCAGAACGGGAAAAGGGCAGAGCATCTAGAGGGGCTGTCCTCCGACGATGAGGAGACATCGACTGACCTCACATCGTACTGTCTGGAGAGAG ATCGTATCGTGCGTGAGAGTAAGAAGGTGTTTGAAGATGTGCTGGAGGACTTCCATTCTCTGACAGTATCAAGAGTCGTTTGA